In Corylus avellana chromosome ca2, CavTom2PMs-1.0, the following proteins share a genomic window:
- the LOC132170524 gene encoding protein DETOXIFICATION 40-like — translation MESVENELHQPILESKTATVEPSVISTALEDVLSNTQLSYFRRHQSATWLELKTLFRLAAPAVVVYLVNNLTSMSTQILCGHLGNLELAAASLGNNGIQIFAYGLMLGMGSAVETLCGQAFGAHKYEMLGVYLQRSTILLMSTSVLVMFIYIFSKPLLLLLGESSSIASSAAVFVYGLIPQIFAYAANFPIQKFLQAQSIVAPSSYISAATFVVHVLLSWLVIYKLGWGLLGASLTLSFSWWVIVIAQFVYILTSEKCKRTWNGFSLQAFSGLWEFLKLSTASAIMLCLETWYYQILVLIAGLLPNAEIELDALSICMTISGWVYMVSVGFNAAASVRVSNELGAKHPKSAAYSVVIVTLSSLVIALICAILVLVLRHVMSYVFTSGTTVADAVSELSPFLAVSIILNGIQPVLSGVAVGCGWQAFVAYVNVGCYYVIGIPVGAVLGFKFNLGAKGIWSGMIGGTFIQTLILLWVTFRTDWNKEVEVAQKRLDKWDESTSIEKEPLSNN, via the exons atggagtCGGTTGAGAATGAGCTGCATCAACCAATATTAGAGTCGAAAACAGCAACAGTTGAGCCATCAGTGATCAGCACCGCACTAGAAGACGTTCTATCAAACACGCAGCTTTCATACTTCCGGCGCCACCAATCTGCCACATGGCTTGAGCTGAAAACCCTCTTCCGCCTCGCAGCCCCCGCCGTCGTCGTTTACTTGGTCAACAACCTCACCTCCATGTCCACCCAAATCCTCTGCGGCCACCTCGGCAATCTCGAGCTCGCCGCCGCCTCTCTCGGAAACAACGGCATCCAAATATTCGCCTACGGCCTCatg CTTGGAATGGGGAGCGCCGTGGAGACACTGTGCGGGCAGGCTTTCGGTGCGCACAAGTACGAAATGCTTGGAGTATATCTCCAGCGATCAACGATCCTCCTGATGTCGACATCTGTCCTAGTTATGTTCATCTACATTTTCTCCAAGCCCCTCTTGCTCCTGCTAGGCGAATCATCCTCCATTGCCTCGTCAGCTGCAGTATTCGTGTACGGACTCATCCCACAAATCTTTGCCTACGCTGCAAATTTTCCAATCCAAAAGTTCCTCCAAGCGCAGAGCATAGTGGCGCCGAGCTCCTACATCTCTGCCGCTACGTTTGTGGTGCACGTGTTGCTGAGCTGGCTGGTGATTTACAAGCTGGGCTGGGGGCTGCTGGGCGCATCCTTGACGCTCAGCTTCTCATGGTGGGTCATAGTGATTGCGCAGTTTGTGTACATCTTGACGAGTGAAAAATGCAAGCGTACGTGGAATGGTTTTAGCCTGCAGGCTTTCTCTGGCCTCTGGGAGTTTCTGAAATTGTCTACTGCATCCGCTATAATGCTTTGCCTCGAGACTTGGTATTATCAGATACTTGTGTTGATCGCTGGCTTGCTTCCAAATGCTGAGATTGAGCTGGACGCTCTCTCCATCTG CATGACAATATCTGGATGGGTGTATATGGTCTCAGTGGGATTCAATGCGGCCGCAAG TGTGAGGGTGAGCAATGAGTTGGGGGCAAAGCACCCGAAATCAGCAGCATATTCAGTTGTGATAGTAACTCTAAGCTCTCTCGTCATCGCCTTGATCTGCGCCATCCTTGTTCTTGTGCTGAGACATGTCATGAGCTATGTCTTCACCAGTGGCACTACTGTTGCTGATGCTGTCTCTGAACTCTCTCCCTTCCTGGCCGTCTCTATCATACTTAACGGGATCCAACCCGTTTTATCcg GAGTTGCTGTTGGTTGTGGATGGCAAGCATTTGTGGCATACGTTAATGTGGGATGTTACTACGTAATTGGTATCCCCGTGGGTGCAGTTCTGGGCTTCAAGTTCAACCTTGGAGCTAAG GGTATATGGTCTGGCATGATAGGGGGAACTTTTATTCAGACTCTCATCTTATTATGGGTCACATTTCGGACAGATTGGAATAAAGAG gTTGAAGTTGCCCAGAAGCGTTTGGATAAGTGGGATGAGAGCACTAGCATTGAGAAGGAGCCTCTTTCGAACAATTAA